The Musa acuminata AAA Group cultivar baxijiao chromosome BXJ3-6, Cavendish_Baxijiao_AAA, whole genome shotgun sequence region TCCAAGTAGTAGTCCCGGGTCTGTGCCGACCCGCCTGGGATGGCGGCATCTGCCTCGACGGGGATAAGGTAGTCCGACCGCTGGACTGCCGGGGCAGGGGCGTCCTCGACGACGGAGAGAATGGGAGGGAGACGAGGGAACACTGATCGGCCTCCGATCAGGTAGCCGTCCCATGAGGCCCTCGGCTCGTCCCAGGAGAACCTGGGGTCGTCGATGGACATCCGGGCGGCGTCCAGAGAGAAGCGGGGGTCGGTGTCGCAGGATCTTCGGCCGGAGCAGTCCATGGCGACTTCCGACTGCGTGTCGTGGAACCGCCGCGACGTTTTAGGGGGTTCCTCCGCCGGCATTGTCGCTTCGCCACCTTGGTTCTTTGGCTTCTGTCTTCTCCGCCATTTCTGGAGCTTTTTGCTGAAGACGGAGGCGGCGAGCCAGACGCTGCTGGCGATCTCCTTGAAGTCCTTTTGCGGTGGCTTCTTCgcctgatgctgctgctgctgctcggaGTCGAGATTTATGTGGTCCTTCATCGGCTTCagctccatctcctcctccgctGCTCCCTTTCCTTCCTCATTTATCTCCCCCGAGGTTCCAATGGGCCTGATCTCATGGCCGATCTCATACTCTTCGCATGTTCCGGAAACTGGAGGAGCGAGGGAGGGGCCCGGAAGCCCTTGGTTCCGGCAGTCCACCTCGATCGCTCCGCTCGTGGACggcgccgtcgccgccgccgccgcggaggAGGttgaggtggaggaagaggaggaggaggaggagaagggtggGATGGAAGGGTTCTGACCCACCCTGTCCCGGTCGTCCTGATGGAAGAGGGACCAAAGGGTGCTGCGGCCGCGGACGTCGCAGGACCTGCGCTGGGGTTCCAAGGCGGATGCGCGGGGCCGCTGCGCCGAGAAGACGTCGCCGCCACGGCTGAACGAGAAGGACTTGGAGCGGCGGAGGGAGGACGGCCCGGCGGCAGGGCCCGCGCCGACGGTGACCATGGAGAAGACGGATCGGAGGGCAGAGGTGGACCTACGGCCGGAGGCTGCGGCAGGTCCCTCGAGCCCCGCGAGGCGCTCGCGGAGGCAGGAGGCGCAGAAGCCGGTGACCGTCTCGCCCGGGTGCAGGTCGCACGTGGACGAAGGGATGCGTCTTTGAGGTTGCAGAGGCGGCAAGAGTTGGTGGTGGTGTCGATGGCTCTCGTTCTCGACCGTCATGGAAGCCCccctctcccttctcctcccctcccctcccctcccctccccagcAACGAACgactcaactctctctctctctctctctctctcttataaagCTTTGCTTCTTCctctgatgctgctgctgcttacCAACTAATATAATCTTGTTGTGATCGTAATAGTAGGAGACAACAGTGAGGGACAGAGTGACAGAGGGGAGGAGGGGGGTGTTGGGTAAGGGAAGGAGAGCAGAGAAAATAGTggaggaaggatttgatactGTTCAAAGACGACAGTAAAGCCGACAGAAAAGAAACAAAGGGAGGGGGAAAAGAATCGATAGAAATCGGATTCCGAAAGACAAAAAGTAAAAGCAATCACGCTCCCTCCTCCCACTTTGTTTCTTTTTGTTTCCTTCCTTCTGTTTCCGATTCATGGCTCTCATCCATCTTCATAACATGAATTTGAAACGGATGGACTCCTTTTTTTCCATTTATGAAGCTAATGGTTTAGATTGATTAAGCTGTTACATTAAAGGCCATTGGGATTTAGAATTAGTGAACCTATCCATTAAACTGGGGGTCGCCTTTTGCATCTTCATAgattaaattatattattatttaaatttatattaatctAGTGAGGTCCCCGATGATATCcaatgatttctttttttttgcactCGAGTTGAATGATGTACGAGTTGATGATTATAACGTGTTCAAGATTTATAAGACTCGGATAAAGAGAGTTCAAACCCAATTTATCATATAAGGTGAGATATTCTATAATTATAGTACCAAAGTTGTAATGATgtaattattaataaaattcttTTTGAATACAAAcaataattaaaaggtttaacatTTCTTATAAGGATCTTCCAATTTGATTTAGTATGATAGATCGATTGAACGGTATTGATGATTTGATAACCGGAGTTAATCATGATGTTTGTTGAATAGATCTAATGATGCATCGATTGAATTTTTAAGCCATCATAATTTTCACGGAGCTGGTTATGTATCaacttttttatatattttttttcttaaatctttttttttcacaaaacatTAGTCAAACATTTTTTTCACTTTTCTATTTCTTTAGACATAAATATTGTAAAAAAGCTCAATCATTAAGTCATGAACGTTGAAGTTATATCGTAGTAGtagtaataacaataacaataataataataataataataataataataataataataataataattaatcacTAAAAAGAGCTTTGCGATTCACAAAAGATGATGCCAATGCGATCGCTAATCTTAAAGATTTTTTGCAGTCAACAAAGACAAAAGGCCGATGAGCTCATCATCACCACACGATCTGATGATTCCTCAGCCTCATAGAGCATTAGTTTCCTCAATTTCACAACCCTAAAGGACATCCATGGAAACGGAACAGAGCACAGCTCATAAGCTAAACCTTCTCGGGGATCTCCGACATTCCAAGGAGATGCTTGCGCTGCCACTGGTTCACCAGCCGGGCCCCGCGATCTGAAAAAGAAGAGAACTGGTGATAGATAAAGCTTGATTGGATTGCATGGAAATCATCACATCCCGAGTCCAAAGGCGTTTGAGTCGGAAGAAAGCAGAGTCCAATCCTGCTTTCTGCTGCTTTTTCCCTGAGATGGGAAAGTGATAAGCCTAAGGAGTTACACATATTCCTGGTGCCAAAGCGAGAAAAAGCAAAGAGGTCTCTCTGCTTTCACCAGTGCGCCATCGTGTCCTTTTCCTCCCCCCGTTctgccaaagaagaaaaagaaggattgAAACTGGTCCTACTTCCATCATCATGCCTTGGCACgttaataaaagaataaaattccATTTCTccagctttttttttttgacacacCGTCTTTTGATAGTTTGACTAATGTAATTGTGGCGGTCCTACGTGAGTTGTCGTTGATTATGACTGATGGAGTTGACGACAGGACGAGTGAAGTGACATG contains the following coding sequences:
- the LOC135584806 gene encoding protein OCTOPUS-like; amino-acid sequence: MTVENESHRHHHQLLPPLQPQRRIPSSTCDLHPGETVTGFCASCLRERLAGLEGPAAASGRRSTSALRSVFSMVTVGAGPAAGPSSLRRSKSFSFSRGGDVFSAQRPRASALEPQRRSCDVRGRSTLWSLFHQDDRDRVGQNPSIPPFSSSSSSSSTSTSSAAAAATAPSTSGAIEVDCRNQGLPGPSLAPPVSGTCEEYEIGHEIRPIGTSGEINEEGKGAAEEEMELKPMKDHINLDSEQQQQHQAKKPPQKDFKEIASSVWLAASVFSKKLQKWRRRQKPKNQGGEATMPAEEPPKTSRRFHDTQSEVAMDCSGRRSCDTDPRFSLDAARMSIDDPRFSWDEPRASWDGYLIGGRSVFPRLPPILSVVEDAPAPAVQRSDYLIPVEADAAIPGGSAQTRDYYLDSSSQRRRSLDRSSSIREQPVEISEPKPVSNSRVSPAGGMDFFPFHHGASLEREVKDWSSNSLRDDYSGSFESAFRDLNKGASAKKSSRWSKAWNIWGLLQRRNSSRGEANMVDRSLSESWPELRCKSTNGRILRSNSSVSSRVSSHANAGYGVMRTSSMRSSGNDKKKSRDEPVLERNRSARYSPNHIENGMLRFYLTPKRNARRNGVSASRRQMMPSPYLARSMLGLY